GCCGCAAAGTTTCTATTATCTGCATGCGGTGTCGCAGCACTCCACCCTCCGTCAAAAGAGACCCTGGTTTTGCGTACCCAGCGGCAATTTCGGCAATCTCACCGCCGGACTCTACGCCTGGCACTGGGGGATGCCTGTGGCCGGCTTTCTCGCCGCCACCAACATCAATGATGTCGTTCCCGATTATCTCAAGTGCGGAGTCTTTTCGCCGCGCCCCTCGCGGCACACCCTGTCGAACGCCATGGACGTCGGCCATCCCGGCAACTTCGAGCGCATGGAGCAGCTGTTCGCGGGGGACTGGCGGGCGATGAAAACGGTGGTGAAAAGCGGAGTGGTGAACGATGAGCGGACCCTCTGGAGCATGAATCAGATGCACCGCCGCTTCGGCGTGCTCGTTGATCCCCACACCGCGGTGGGATGCGCGGTCGCAGAGGATTTTATCGAGGAGAAGCCGCGGCGGGACGCGCAGGTGGTGATCCTCGCCACAGCGCACCCGGGCAAATTCGCTGAAACAGTGAAGCGGGCGACAGGAGAGGAGCCCGAACTGCCCGAGCGGCTGGTGCGCTGCCTCGCCCTGCCCAAACAGTCGGTATCGATGGCGCCGGAGTTGGCAGCGCTCTCGAACTATTTGCTTGAAACGTTCGCTTGACCTATTCCACCAGGTATCCCCTCGCAAGGGCTGAATAGGCCTCGACCTGCCCGCGAGTCCAGGCAGCATCCCTCCCCAACTCCCGCGCCATGATCTCCGCGACCGCCGGGGCCGCCTCGATGCTGCTGCGCGCGTCGAGAAAGAGGGCTCGCACCCGGCGCGCAAGAAAATCCTCCACCGTCCGCGCCATTTCGTGCCTCACCGCCCAGGTCACCTCCCCCTTCAGATAGGGAAAAGCCGGATGGAGCCGCTCACGACCGGCCGGCTCCTCCGCCAGCACCGTCTCCTCCAGCACCCCCCGGTCCGATCCGTAATAGCTCAGCGGAGCGTCGAACTCCATATTGCGCAGATAGCCGTGCACCGGCAGGGTTTTGGTGATGCACGCCTTTTCGGGGAGACCGCCGACCTGCACCGCCTTGTCGATGGCATCTTCGGCCATCTTGCGGTAGATGGTCCACTTGCCGCCGGTCACGGTGATCAGGCCGGAGGGGGAGATGAGGATCTGGTGCTTGCGGGTGACATCCTTGGTGGGGCCGCTCTTCTCCTCGGGGACGGCCAGGGGGCGCAGTCCGGCGAAGACGCTGAGGATGTCCGAAGGGCGCGGATCCTTGCTGAGATAGGCCTCGCAGGTTTTGAGGATGAACTCGATCTCCTCGGCCGAGGCCCGCGGCTCCAGCAGCGGCTCCTCGACCTCGGTGTCGGTGGTGCCGACGATCACCTTGTCGTGCCAGGGGACGGCGAAGAGCACGCGGCCGTCCGAGGTGTGGGGGATCATGATCGCCGCCTCACCCTGGAGAAAAGAGTGGTCCAGGACGATATGGACGCCGCGGCTGAGCAGGACGGCGCGGTGAGCCTCCTTTTCAGCCATGGCCTGGATCTCGCCGACGAAGATCCCCGCCGCATTGATGATCGCCCGGCCCGAGGCGTGAAAGGATTTCCCGCTCTCCACGTCGAGCAGGTTGACCCCGTCCAGCAGCCCGTCCGGATCCCGGGTCAGCCCGGTGGCCCGGAGGTAGTTGAGGCAGGTCGCGCCGTTGTCAACGGCGGTCTGGGCGAGATTGACCGCCAGACGGGCATCGTCGAACTGGCCGTCGTAATAGATCACGCCGCCGAGCAGCCCCTTTTGGTCGAGATTGGGGATGGCGGCCAGGGTCTCCTCCCGGGAGATCTTTTGCGAGGGGCCAAGCCCCATCTTGCCGGCCATGATGTCGTAGAATTTCATGCCGACATTGTAAAAGGGGCCTTCCCA
This window of the bacterium genome carries:
- a CDS encoding glycerol-3-phosphate dehydrogenase/oxidase; translated protein: MNRDRFLQNLTSEPGKIWDVIIIGGGATGLGCAVDAASRGFTTLLVEQADFAKGTTSRSTKLVHGGVRYLAQGDLSLVFEALHERGLMMQNAPHLVRNQPFIIPLYEWWEGPFYNVGMKFYDIMAGKMGLGPSQKISREETLAAIPNLDQKGLLGGVIYYDGQFDDARLAVNLAQTAVDNGATCLNYLRATGLTRDPDGLLDGVNLLDVESGKSFHASGRAIINAAGIFVGEIQAMAEKEAHRAVLLSRGVHIVLDHSFLQGEAAIMIPHTSDGRVLFAVPWHDKVIVGTTDTEVEEPLLEPRASAEEIEFILKTCEAYLSKDPRPSDILSVFAGLRPLAVPEEKSGPTKDVTRKHQILISPSGLITVTGGKWTIYRKMAEDAIDKAVQVGGLPEKACITKTLPVHGYLRNMEFDAPLSYYGSDRGVLEETVLAEEPAGRERLHPAFPYLKGEVTWAVRHEMARTVEDFLARRVRALFLDARSSIEAAPAVAEIMARELGRDAAWTRGQVEAYSALARGYLVE